aaaagcgtcctggaattattctggggaatacttcacttttttgccgaaaaaaacagtaagcctatagccttggaattttctcaaaatctgagatgaagatccagatttttttccaaagagttTCTTACGctttcctcatgtattttgatctcaggaatccgaatctgcaagaaaaataattccatctatgaaaatgatcgagttatcaacgaataatcgttcgaaaaagtgaaaaatcaaagatatctttatgggatcttacgccagctcaatttgattaacggcttcttgttcgatacgcttttttacgtaggaaaagcgtcctggaactATTCTGGGgaatacttcacttttttgccgaaaaaaacagtaagcctatagccttggaattttctcaaaatctgagatgaagatccagatttttttccaaagagttTCTTACGctttcctcatgtattttgatctcaggaatccgaatctgcaagaaaaataattccatctatgaaaatgatcgagttatcaacgaataatcgttcgaaaaagtgaaaaatcaaagatatctttatgggatcttacgccagctcaatttcattgacggcttcttgttcgatacgcttttttacgtaggaaaagcgtcctggaattattctggggaatacttcacttttttgccgaaaaaaacagtaagcctatagccttggaattttctcaaaatctgagatgaagatccagatttttttccaaagagttTCTTAAGctttcctcatgtattttgatctcaggaatccgaatttgcaagaaaaataattccatctatgaaaatgatcgagttatcaacgaataatcgttcgaaaaagtgaaaaatcaaagatatctttatgggatcttacgccagctcaatttgattaacggcttcttgttcgatacgcttttttacgtaggaaaagcgtcctggaattattctggggaatacttcacttttttgccgaaaaaaacagtaagcctatagccttggaattttctcaaaatctgagatgaagatccagatttttttccaaagagttTCTTACGctttcctcatgtattttgatctcaggaatccgaatctgcaagaaaaataattccatctatgaaaatgatcgagttatcaacgaataatcgttcgaaaaagtgaaaaatcaaagatatctttatgggatcttacgccagctcaatttcattgacggcttcttgttcgatacgcttttttacgtaggaaaagcgtcctggaattattctggggaatacttcacttttttgccgaaaaaaacagtaagcctatagccttggaattttctcaaaatctgagatgaagaatcagattttttttggaagggtttgtcaagctatccttatgtattttgatttcaggaatccgaatctgcaagaaaaataattccatctatgaaaatgatcgagttatcaacgaataatcgttcgaaaaagtgaaaaatcaaagatatctttatgggatcttacgccagctcaatttcattgacggcttcttgttcgatacgcttttttacgtaggaaaagcgtcctggaattattctggggaatacttcacttttttgccgaaaaaaacagtaagcctatagccttggaattttctcaaaatctgagatgaagatccagatttttttccaaagagttTCTTACGctttcctcatgtattttgatctcaggaatccgaatctgcaagaaaaataattccatctatgaaaatgatcgagttatcaacgaataatcgttcgaaaaagtgaaaaatcaaagatatctttatgggatcttacgccagctcaatttcattgacggcttcttgttcgatacgcttttttacgtaggaaaagcgtcctggaattattctggggaatacttcacttttttgccgaaaaaaacagtaagcctatagccttggaattttctcaaaatctgagatgaagaatcagattttttttggaagggtttgtcaagctatccttatgtattttgatttcaggaatccgaatctgcaagaaaaataattccatctatgaaaatgatcgagttatcaacgaataatcgttcgaaaaagtgaaaaatcaaagatatctttatgggatcttacgccagctcaatttcattgacggcttcttgttcgatacgcttttttacgtaggaaaagcgtcctggaattattctggggaatacttcacttttttgccgaaaaaaacagtaagcctatagccttggaattttctcaaaatctgagatgaagatccagatttttttccaaagagttTCTTACGctttcctcatgtattttgatctcaggaatccgaatctgcaagaaaaataattccatctatgaaaatgatcgagttatcaacgaataatcgttcgaaaaagtgaaaaatcaaagatatctttatgggatcttacgccagctcaatttcattgacggcttcttgttcgatacgcttttttacgtaggaaaagcgtcctggaattattctggggaatacttcacttttttgccgaaaaaaacagtaagcctatagccttggaattttctcaaaatctgagatgaagatccagattttttccGAAGAGTTTCTTACgctttccttatgtattttgatcccaggaatccgaatctgcaagaaaaataattccatctatgaaaatgatcgagttatcaacgaataatcgttcgaaacaatgaaaaatcaaggacatTTTGACGGGCACTTGAGCTTCATATGCCGAATGTGAAGACCGACATAATAGTATGCTTGGAAGGCATACAGCTGTAATGAAATCTACGAAAGTTGATGTACGCATCTCGGATCCTGTGGTTACGATTCTTTTTGTATAGGACTCCAAGTCTCCAGCTGATTTGCATTTCATATCCTAAGAAAGGAGAgagatattttcaatattatttctaaCACATGGCATATCTTGAACTTTAAGAGAGGTTTAAAAGTAGGGCTACCATGGGTTGTGAAATGACTGCAGTTCTTGAAATGATACATGTACTAGGAAGTatgatttctctttcttcaacTCTCTGTGTCGTTTCCAGAAGCAGAGCAACAACATGTTTGCGGTGGGCAGCTGGACCTTGCCCAGCGACACACTGGCAGTGACTTTCCGCCAAGGTACACAggggtgtaataataacatctgaCATATACCGCAAGCACTCTgtcgtttcagctttgcatTCTCCCCTGGGACAAATACAGTTCGACCTggaagaatgaaacgaatagCAGTGATCATCTCTTCTGGTATTCATTTTAAAACCAACCAAGTATGATCGGACTTTTCTCTAGATTGAATCCCATATTCTAGCTGTCAGTCTAGCCCCTCTGCTCTTGAGGTAGCACTTTGATTCTTCTACTCCGAAATGGTGACATTTACTTCCAGTAGTATTCACtgccgaaaaaaataaaaatgaacttaATAAGCACCATACAGAAACTGTCACTGACTGAACCTCAACGTCGTTCATTCAAATAAAGCACACCGCATGCCGGATGTTGGAAGATCATACCTTTACTAATTGTATAATTGAGTGTCAGCACGCATAGAAATCTCATCTGGTGTAAACTTCTGGGAGCTGTCATACAATCGTTAGAGTAGAGGTTGAGCATTCGCAAAATAACGTGATATACTCGCAGTGCCATACCgttgattttcaaacgattcctacaaacaaatcaattattatttcacatgCTGAACAATTTCGCAAGACTCACTTAATGCACTGCTGTATAAATAATCTTTATTCGTCCGAATATACTATTAATTAACCCGTTTAAATTAACATCTGCTCTGCCAATTTGATTCATGTTCAATCCGGCGGCGGGGTCCATTTTGAAATTGGGGGACTAtgcgcaaacgttagtaactcgtcgaaataggAGACGAGTTTACTCCGAGCTTTTTCGCGGCTTCCTATTGGTTCCTAGCAAAAAAAGCATGATGGCGCCGGGCAACCAATAGGAAGCCGCGAAAAAACTCGGAGCTTAAACTCGTCTgctatttcgacgagttactaacgtttgcgtaTAGTCTCCTAATTTCCTGGCTCCTCACTCATCatattctcctgataccaaaattcatttttcgacgtccaaTTTTCGCCCTGGCGACACGAAAATCAGCCATATCTACGATTTTGCCCGGCATCGAACCTCACGACCAAGACTTATTACGACTTTATTACGAGACTCTTTGCACGGAATTcaaggaaatatgaaaatataacatggtttatcattaaatattgtataaatttagaaaattgataaataaaacatttctttaCTGATATATTCTCCGATGAGACGGAGACGGCGGCGGTTATTGACACACCCGGACATTATATTGTTAAATATGATACCGTTACTTTGGTATTATCTGcgaattccttctttttttacgagCAGTTGTACCTTTATGAATATCATTTTATGCCCAATTTCGTCTTAATTAAATAACacggatgaataattaatgaagtGTCAATTTGAGGGGGCTTTTCGGTgaagattgaaaatgaattgcaaCACATTATTGGGAATATTACATGGAtttataaaatagaaaaatgcatGTTCTCTGATAACAGATTTTTTCTAAAGGGTTCATCACGCTAGTTGCATGTaattcgatctcagaaatccgaatccgcaagcaaaacaatttcatcgatgaaattgattgagttatcgccgaataatcaatcgaaaaagtgaaaaatcaaggataacTCGTTGGGATTTCAacctagctcaatttgaatgacggcttcttgttcgatacgcttttttacgtaagagaaaataattcaaatgcaCAATACCTCAGCATATTCAGTGCAGGTCAGTAAAATCGCTATCCGAAATCTAAAAGCCAGAATCAAAGTATCATCCATTCTAGTGTAGGTCCCTGTTGATTTCGTACCGACCTACCCCCTGTCGCTTTGAGTCGAGTACCATTGAGTACtacgaagtatagttactcaatgctaTTACGTACGAGCTATCGCAACACGAGTGTTAATGTTTTTTAATCGCGTTCCTCGACTCTTGACAATTTCACAGTTTTTCAGTGCAAATAATTTAATGGTGTCGCCAACAGATCATACAAATATCATCCTAAGTTGAGAGAGGTAGTTGATAAAATCCTAttgtaaaatcaaagaaaataaccAATAATCTGCCACCGCTTGAGCACAATATCTCATTACGAGTTACAGAAATGGGAATTCAAGAAGCTTTGAATTTTGCATTGTACACTAATCCACTTAGCTCTAGTGCGTTAGGTATCGCAAAATCCGCAGTAACTGGCGTAAGTGCGAATCATACATAATTTAGTAGTTTTCTTTCTGTCTTCGCGTTTCCTGCCACAATCCCGCTGAGTTTCAGTTTCGTCAGATACGTTCATTGATTGGTAATCAACGCTTTAAATTGTAACGATCTAGTTCTCGACCAATTCATAACCATTTACCATATTATTCATACCTATTCGCATTTGATAAGAAGTCGTTTGCGCTCTTATGAATAGTTGAAAATCGACGAGTTCAGAATTTTCACCATTTATTGGTATCGTATTATTTTACAATGTTTCTATTCTTTCAGGCTGCAGGTTACATCGGACTCACTCCGAAGTCTGATATCAAAATGGTCAGCCCTCCTCCAGTACCTTTATGGAAACTCGCAGCTGCTACGGGTCCTTACGTAAAGCTTGCAGCTTTCAGTGGCGCTGTTGCTGTTATCCTCGGCGCTTATGGCTCTCACCGTGAGTTGAAGTAAAACATTATCTTCCTCattatgatgaaaattgtagtCAGTACGCTGTTGCAAGTCCAATATCTGCAGCTTTCACAGCTTCGGGCAACCAGAAACTAATGCAAATGTTGTAATTTTTCCTCAAACCAGGACAATATCCAAAAGCAACTGGGAGGGAGAATATGAAAGTCTTTCATACCGCTAGCCAATACCATTTTGTTCACACACTTGCACTCTTGGGTTTGCCGCTTTGCAGAGCACCGAATGTGGTAAGAATCATTGAGTGCACGTTTACCTTATTTAATCTTGTGGCTGAAACAGAAATTGTGAAGactaatgaatttttctctccaggCTGGAGTATTTATGGTCTCTGGAATTCTGTTGTTCTGCGGTCCATGTTACTACTTTGCCTTCACGTCTGACAAACGTTTCAGTAAATTTACTCCTTTTGGAGGTACGTGCTTCATTCTTGGCTGGTTATCGATGTTGTATTGATTCTTCAAGATTCCTTCAGTCGAGCCAACTAATGCCAAAGGAATTGACACATATGATGAATCCAAGATCTCACTATTCCGTATTGATGATGTAACACACTTTATTTTCACGACATTGTTCCCAGATCCAATTTTTTGTTAGATCAAATTGCAATAAACATGCATTTGTACTGTGGTAAAATTTTCCGtgttataatttattgagcagaaaaacaaacattcgTGGATAGGGCATGGTGCTCTTTACCTGTAAACATACATGTAGTTTACAATGTTGTTTATTAAATAGATCCGGGGGACagaattatgtttttttttttaaataaaacgaGTCCTTCAATCTTCAATGTTTATGTGCTACTTTttcgatataaatataactttAGTCTGTGTtaaacgtataataatatgctGTGGGTTTTCGTGTCACTTTAAACTAACAAGGGTACTTACGCACGTATCTCAATACACGGAGAGTTCATCTCTCACATTTTGCACAATTTTTATCTATCATAGTGCACAgatattaagaaaaaaattaaaaaaaaaaataatagtgataataataagaaattgCATATTCCGTTGTACGAGTTTTACACTATAATAACATATTTATGATATAACGCTGTTGGATGTTAGCATTTTTACTTTATCACCACCAGACcgagtttgttgaaaaattctctatATTAAAAATACCTTAAATAAGTTATCAGCTAATCCACTATTTTACCTTTCATAGAACGGTAAAATTAATCAGAAATTTAACAACTACCTAGTTTGGCAAGCAATTATTTGAGATAATATTTCAGCACATAATAATAGGATCAGGATACGAATAAATATCAACGTATCTCACTGCTCGTTGGAGCTGATTTAAATGATACGTTTATTTTGAGGAAGAgtatgaaataatttcgaatatcCAGCATTTAAAAATAGCACTACACATGCGAATTCTatacaaagaaataaattatttcttcatcaattatttgttgCAGTTGCTGtgatgtgaaagaaaaaaaatagatttttggagcatttatattaataaatgaaaaaaaaaaaaaaaaaaccatgagACGCCGTAAAATGGGTTGGATTCATTATTTTGAACAATTGttaaatgattgaaaaatattttttgtttcttaccAGATTCAAGATCTAACTCTGGTATTTGTAATTGTGCTCCGTCAAGTTTTTAAACTCACAATGAAATGCACGATATCCTTTTTATTAACGTGAATCACAGTAATACATCGACGCAGCGAAAAACGGTCTGATGATGTTGGCTATATAGTCTTACATAACTAAGTAATATAATCAGACTATCTTACTTAtgatagaaaacaaaaatcgaataataataataataatattaattaacaatatatgaattaaaattaaatatgTTAATATGATGGGTTTGTGTGTCGCACAACAATTTAGGCGTAATTCGGTCAAAGCGCCTGTACAAATCAATTATCCATACAGCGGACACAAGAGATCGATTGATAATAACACAAACAAGAGACACGCCGTACGTTCCAAGTTTGATTTTAATGACTCGTTAAtggatttatcatttttgtgtcagatattatttaattcaaatATGTATTGTGTGAAGCCGGCGTTACTGTTCGTAAAGATTTCAGCCAGCTAAATATGGATATACAGGTACCCATTATTTATCTGGTGCTAATCAAAAAGAGAACACAAATTAGTCCGAATAAttgagtaggaaaaaaaaggtttgaaGGATAGAATATCAAGCCGTGACGGCATTAAATTTATCGTTAATATAAAACTTTACCTAATACTAATAACTCCGTCTTTATCACCTACACATATTTCTCCCGTCTTTTGTATATTCGTGTAACCGAGATCAATCTGACACGCCAATCTGATCGAGCAACGTTATTTTTAATCCGAGTATATGTATCGGATTATCGATTGCATTACTCTGTCAATCGCAGAGAGAACATGAGATcaagaattgataaaattggAATTCAGCTGTGGCTTAAACTGATTGGCGCGCAGAATAATTTTGGTTTAAACGTTCGTAGCGATATCATAATAATTCTGTCAAGTATTCACTTAATGTAGAATTGCATATAACAAACTATATCGAGATAATGGTTATATTTACATTTTCGTTATCCGTTATTATTGTAACACACCGAATACAAAAGTTCGGACTTTTACTGATCGGTGGCATGGGTGGAACGTAACCTTTTCATCAAAAGTAGCCTCAAGTCAGCCTCACTCTGATGCTGATCACCTTATATCCCGTAAAATATACAACGAATCAAATGGCTATAGACGTAAAAAATGatggtgataataataatagtaatgataataataataacaat
This region of Athalia rosae chromosome 7, iyAthRosa1.1, whole genome shotgun sequence genomic DNA includes:
- the LOC125501768 gene encoding uncharacterized protein LOC125501768 isoform X1, which translates into the protein MSDVIITPLCTLAESHCQCVAGQGPAAHRKHVVALLLETTQRVEEREIILPSTCIISRTAVISQPMDMKCKSAGDLESYTKRIVTTGSEMRTSTFVDFITAVCLPSILLCRSSHSAYEAQVPVKIFGFLRSKYMRKA
- the LOC125501768 gene encoding uncharacterized protein LOC125501768 isoform X3, which produces MGFNLEKSRTVFVPGENAKLKRQSACGICQMLLLHPCVPWRKVTASVSLGKVQLPTANMLLLCFWKRHRELKKEKSYFLVHVSFQELQSFHNPWI
- the LOC125501768 gene encoding uncharacterized protein LOC125501768 isoform X2; this translates as MGFNLEKSPIILGRTVFVPGENAKLKRQSACGICQMLLLHPCVPWRKVTASVSLGKVQLPTANMLLLCFWKRHRELKKEKSYFLVHVSFQELQSFHNPWI
- the LOC105689651 gene encoding transmembrane protein 256-like, with product MGIQEALNFALYTNPLSSSALGIAKSAVTGAAGYIGLTPKSDIKMVSPPPVPLWKLAAATGPYVKLAAFSGAVAVILGAYGSHRQYPKATGRENMKVFHTASQYHFVHTLALLGLPLCRAPNVAGVFMVSGILLFCGPCYYFAFTSDKRFSKFTPFGGTCFILGWLSMLY